A part of Scleropages formosus chromosome 3, fSclFor1.1, whole genome shotgun sequence genomic DNA contains:
- the LOC108940888 gene encoding centromere protein X-like isoform X2 codes for MEERTTEVVFKKETVGKLLSLFFKDEKTKVSGDAVILMAEMLKIFVEEAARRSQKQAAAEDCDVVDIEHFEKILPQLQKFTRNGSRRHTTDMTRNKLRQK; via the exons ATGGAGGAAAGGACGACTgaagttgtttttaaaaag GAGACTGTCGGCAAACTACTGTCACTCTTTTTCAAGGATGAAAAAACTAAAG TCAGTGGTGACGCTGTCATCCTAATGGCCGAgatgttgaagatctttgtggaAG AAGCAGCCCGGAGGTCTCAGAAGCAGGCGGCTGCGGAGGATTGTGACGTTGTGGACATTGAGCACTTTGAAAAGATCCTGCCCCAACTG CAAAAATTCACACGCAACGGCTCAAGACGGCACACAACAGACATGACACGTAACAAATTACGACAAAAATAA
- the LOC108940888 gene encoding centromere protein X-like isoform X1 — MEERTTEVVFKKETVGKLLSLFFKDEKTKVSGDAVILMAEMLKIFVEEAARRSQKQAAAEDCDVVDIEHFEKILPQLLLDF; from the exons ATGGAGGAAAGGACGACTgaagttgtttttaaaaag GAGACTGTCGGCAAACTACTGTCACTCTTTTTCAAGGATGAAAAAACTAAAG TCAGTGGTGACGCTGTCATCCTAATGGCCGAgatgttgaagatctttgtggaAG AAGCAGCCCGGAGGTCTCAGAAGCAGGCGGCTGCGGAGGATTGTGACGTTGTGGACATTGAGCACTTTGAAAAGATCCTGCCCCAACTG ctcctggatttCTGA
- the LOC114910267 gene encoding uncharacterized protein LOC114910267 — protein sequence MVRSSTAFITVMLKYIRSTVSCGKLSREKASFYLKEILHSIFFLGYINRPRFYPEDVLSEENALNLRETFPDMFQTYMTHLPSRPPYSALLDVVVETTGTSDSAADQDEYEVLDKLLDLNKEMYVPQHQNTSMASENAFCLASAVVSYCFFLDFLTGQKTKKYFGAPIACKGKAQREIFIDLSCIKTWNRNVALSVCLMASGYPPILLPQFVHSAAFRILSSREEKQASAIPCISEKQQSCGQRFEGNASSGFSCQRSTSDTVEHMSSQAPNRELSFR from the exons ATGGTGAGAAGCAGTACTGCCTTCATCACTGTGATGCTGAAATACATCAGGTCCACTGTGTCATGTGGAAAGCTTTCAAGAGAAAAGGCATCATTCTATCTGAAAGAG ATTCTGCACAGCATCTTCTTTCTTGGCTACATTAACAGACCACGGTTTTATCCTGAAGATGTTCTGTCTGAGGAAAATGCCTTAAATCTGAGAGAAACATTTCCAGATATGTTCCAGACATACATGACTCACCTGCCCTCAAGACCACCCTACTCAGCTTTACTGGATGTG GTTGTTGAAACTACTGGAACATCTGATTCTGCTGCGGATCAAGACGAATATGAAGTGCTTGATAAACTGTTGGACTTGAATAAGGAAATGTATGTGCCTCAACACCAGAATACGTCAATGGCGAGTGAAAACGCATTTTGTTTAGCATCAGCTGTGGTGAGTTACTGCTTTTTCCTAGATTTTCTTACCGGTCAAAAGACCAAGAAGTACTTTGGAGCACCCATAGCCTGCAAGGGAAAAGCTCAGCGGGAGATCTTTATTGACCTATCCTGCATCAAGACGTGGAATCGGAACGTGGCCTTGTCCGTGTGTTTGATGGCCAGTGGGTACCCTCCAATCTTACTTCCTCAGTTTGTGCACTCTGCTGCATTTCGTATACTCAGCAGCAGGGAGGAGAAGCAGGCGAGTGCCATACcatgcatttctgaaaaacagcagTCTTGTGGTCAAAGGTTTGAAGGAAATGCGAGCAGTGGCTTTAGCTGTCAGCGCTCCACCTCTGACACAGTTGAACACATGTCATCTCAGGCACCAAACAGAGAGCTGAGCTTCAGGTAA
- the LOC114910258 gene encoding uncharacterized protein LOC114910258, with product MVTIINGNGFRFNKGLEQPKENGNCNGSNLDFFDEVCKQSFETIPALVEKYRGMEVDLESPKGFAVRITDLDGTVYWGRNWMLKMWSELYLPEPEEMVVIGAIDNFPSLAEGLQLIVLLDRQGRVYFYENEELHRVQDSVGGFFDKGAVWPPIETHYYGQYTAPETEEEYLQILEETGIPRIDDETKEFVQSKNREMTELLDFLKDL from the exons ATGGTGACAATCATCAATGGAAATGGATTTCGCTTCAACAAGGG ATTAGAGCAACCTAAAGAAAATGGCAACTGTAATGGAAGCAATCTGGATTTTTTTGATGAAGTCTGCAAACAAT CCTTTGAAACGATTCCGGCGCTTGTGGAAAAGTACAGGGGGATGGAAGTCGATCTAGAATCTCCAAAAGGCTTTGCAGTGAGGATCACAGATCTGGATGGTACCGTCTACTGGGGCAGAAACTGGATGCTGAAGATGTGGAGTGAGCTGTACCTGCCTGAGCCTGAGGAGATGGTTGTTATTGGTGCCATCGATAACTTCCCTTCGCTCGCAGAAGGACTGCAGCTGATCGTGCTGCTCGACCGCCAGGGCAGAGTCTACTTTTACGAGAATGAGGAGCTGCATCGTGTGCAGGACAGTGTCGGAGGATTTTTTGACAAAGGTGCTGTGTGGCCTCCCATTGAGACACACTACTATGGACAGTACACAGCACCAGag ACTGAAGAGGAATACTTGCAAATCCTGGAAGAGACTGGAATCCCAAGAATAGATGATGAGACAAAAGAATTTGTCCAGAGCAAGAACAGGGAGATGACAGAATTGTTGGATTTTCTCAAAGATTTGTAG